The genomic interval GACGGCTACAACAGATGGTGCTGCCTAAAAAGACTGAGTTACAGGCAATCTCTAACTTAGATATTGCAGGCTTTATGGAACCTGCTAACGAAGTAGGTGGTGATTACTATGATGTGTTGCATCAGAATGGTGTGGTCACCTTTGGTATTGGTGATGTCACAGGGCATGGGCTAGAGAGTGGCATGTTGATGCTGATGGTGCAAACGGCGGTGCGCACGCTGCTTACCAGTGGTGAAACTAATCCAGAAACTTTTCTCCGAATTCTCAACGAGATTATTTACGATAATGTGCAGCGAATGGACTGCGATCGCTCCTTGACTCTCTCCTTGATCAACTACCACGCAGGCACCTTGCGCTTGAGTGGTCAGCACGAGGAGCTGATTGTTATTCGAGCAACAGGTGACATTGAGCGCATTGACACAATAGATCTAGGATTCCCGATCGGTCTTGTGCCCGACATATCCAACTTTGTAGGCTACACCCACATAGACTTGCATCCTGGTGATGTAGTACTACTGTACACTGATGGTATTCCTGAAGCGGAAAATCAAGCCGGAGAACTCTATGGCATTGAGCGTCTCTGTCAGATAGCGCGACAACACCATCACCGCTCTGCCGAAGAGATTCAGCAGGCAATTGTCACTGATGTTCGCCGACACATTGGCACCCACCGCGTCTATGACGACATTACTCTATTGGTGTTTAAGCAAAAATAAGCTTATGGGTTTACTCATCAGTTGCTATCCCTGACATCTGACCCCTGAACCCTGTAGAATTAAACGGTTGTATTGAAGTTAATTTCAGGGCACCCGCTTTGATCGATCGCTACACCTTGCCCGCGATGGGCGAAATCTGGTCAGAATCTTACAAGCTAAAAACTTGGCTCCAGGTAGAAATTGCTGTTTGTGAGGCTCAGGCAAAACTAGGACGTATTCCCCGTGATGCAGTCGAAGAAATTAAGGCTAAGGCAGCTTTTGACCCTGGGCGCATTGCTGAAATTGAAGCTGATGTACGCCATGATGTAATTGCATTCTTGACCAACGTTAACGAATATGTTGGTGATGCAGGCCGTTACATCCATCTAGGCATGACTAGCTCGGATATGCTAGACACGGCACTGGCTCTGCAATTGGTAGCCAGCATAAACCTGTTGTTGGAAGAGGTAGAGAAACTGATACAGGCTATTCGCTATCAGGCTCAACAACATCGTTATACAGTTATGATTGGCCGTTCCCACGGCATCCACGCAGAGCCAATTACCTTTGGGTTTAAGTTAGCGGGATGGTTAGCGGAGGTGTTGCGGCATCGCGATCGCTTAGTCGCTGTACGTCAGGATATTGCTGTGGGCAAGATTTCTGGCGCTGTAGGCACCTATGCCAATATTGACCCGGAAGTAGAGGCGATCGCTTGTCAGCAGCTTAATCTCAAACCTGACACTGCTTCAACACAGGTGGTGTCTCGCGATCGCCATGCCCATTTTGTGCAAGCCCTAGCCTTATTGGCAGCCTCGATCGAGCGCTTTGCGGTAGAAATTCGTAACCTTCAGCGTACAGATGTCTTAGAAGTGGAGGAATTTTTCGCTAAGGGACAAAAAGGCTCGTCTGCCATGCCCCATAAGCGCAATCCCATTCGCTCGGAGCGCTTATCTGGCCTAGCGCGAATCGTTCGTGGTCATGCGATCGCTGCTTTGGAAAATGTTGCCCTCTGGCATGAACGCGACATTTCCCACAGTTCTGTAGAGCGGATAATGTTTCCCGATGTTTGTACCATAACCCACTTCATGCTAGTAGAGATTACGGATCTTGTGCAGCACCTGTTGGTTTACCCTGAGAACATGGCTCGCAATATGAACTGCTATGGTGGTGTTGTATTCAGCCAGCGAGTCATGCTAGCCCTGGTAGACAAGGGCATGACCCGGGAAGCGGCCTACAGCGTTGTGCAAGCTTGTGCTCACCAAGCCTGGAATCGACCAGATGGCAACTTTCAGGCGTTAGTCAGTCAAGATCCCCAAGTCACCCAATACCTTTCTCCAGAAGAGTTACAGGCTTGTTTTGATCCCCATTATCATCTTCGGCACCTTGAGGCGGTTTATCAACGGCTGGGGATTTAGCTGAGTATACAGTTAGCTAGCTAACAAGCATAATCTAGGGCTAAGCAGTAAGCAGCATACCTAGTCAACGCTTAGAGTTACATAGGGCTAATCTCAAGTCGAGACTGAGCTGTTTCATGCTAGACTTGCAGCAAGAATTGTAAGTCTAGATATGAGATAACCAATGGAATCTGAGTTTACAGCCAGTCAGCCCTTGTCTTCATCACCCGATATGTTGATGGATATTGATGCGGTGCAGTAGGCTCTTAACCGATCGCGTCCTTCTATCTATCGCTATGCCAATACAGATCCCCATAATCCTCATAATCTAAACTTGCCGTTTGACCCTAAGCGCCTTAACCCTGAGCACCGTCTTAGCGCTAATGAGCCTTTGCGGTTCCATCCCAACGAAGTAGCTCGGTTTGCGCGTGATGTCTTGGGCATTCGCCAGGTCACAATTTCAGTGCAAGAACCTGTTCAAACTGCTACAAATCGGTTGCTACAAGACATTTTGACTGAACTACAGGCTATCCATCAGCTCTTGAAGGAGCGCTCATGATTGCTACTAGCTCCTATTGGCTCATTCGCCGGAGTAAATGCTCAATAACAGGAGCATCTTGGGCTGTAGGTTCTGCCTCTAGATATGCCTGTAGATCCAGGCGGGCATCAATCCAATTGCCTAGTTGATAGTAAATCAATCCCCGATCGCGCCGCTGCATTGACACTTCCGGAAACAGCAACAAAATCCGTTCGACTGCCGCTAGAGCCTTGTGCCAGTTTTCTTGACTCAGGTAAATCATCTTCAAGTTAGACAATAGTCGTGCTAAGAATCGGCGGGGCGTGCTGCGCTCTAGGAATCTAGGGTTAAATGTTACAGGCTGACCATAAATTTCTGTTAGGCGCTGTTGACAATCTGCTGCAAACATCACTTCGCCTCGGTGAAAGGCATCTACCAAAAATTCCACGTCAGGAATATCTGGACGAATGAGAAAATGAGCAGGCATGTCTACACCTACCATAGGAAAGCCAATTCGCCTAGCAATCTCCAGATACACCAAGGCTAAGGTTATGGGGATGCCTGTACGTCGCTCTAGAACATCATTCAAAAAACTGTTACGTG from Cyanobacteriota bacterium carries:
- the purB gene encoding adenylosuccinate lyase codes for the protein MIDRYTLPAMGEIWSESYKLKTWLQVEIAVCEAQAKLGRIPRDAVEEIKAKAAFDPGRIAEIEADVRHDVIAFLTNVNEYVGDAGRYIHLGMTSSDMLDTALALQLVASINLLLEEVEKLIQAIRYQAQQHRYTVMIGRSHGIHAEPITFGFKLAGWLAEVLRHRDRLVAVRQDIAVGKISGAVGTYANIDPEVEAIACQQLNLKPDTASTQVVSRDRHAHFVQALALLAASIERFAVEIRNLQRTDVLEVEEFFAKGQKGSSAMPHKRNPIRSERLSGLARIVRGHAIAALENVALWHERDISHSSVERIMFPDVCTITHFMLVEITDLVQHLLVYPENMARNMNCYGGVVFSQRVMLALVDKGMTREAAYSVVQACAHQAWNRPDGNFQALVSQDPQVTQYLSPEELQACFDPHYHLRHLEAVYQRLGI
- a CDS encoding transglutaminase-like domain-containing protein translates to MSLLLARERFRAIAAQADKDIDLATAALVIAQEEYPSLDIEAYLQQLDQMAVIVEAKLPAERYPLRVVKAINAYLYDELGFVGNTSDYYDPRNSFLNDVLERRTGIPITLALVYLEIARRIGFPMVGVDMPAHFLIRPDIPDVEFLVDAFHRGEVMFAADCQQRLTEIYGQPVTFNPRFLERSTPRRFLARLLSNLKMIYLSQENWHKALAAVERILLLFPEVSMQRRDRGLIYYQLGNWIDARLDLQAYLEAEPTAQDAPVIEHLLRRMSQ
- a CDS encoding resolvase, producing MYRYANTDPHNPHNLNLPFDPKRLNPEHRLSANEPLRFHPNEVARFARDVLGIRQVTISVQEPVQTATNRLLQDILTELQAIHQLLKERS